Part of the Oncorhynchus kisutch isolate 150728-3 linkage group LG2, Okis_V2, whole genome shotgun sequence genome, acccagttgcacaggaagGGGTTCCGACCCAGTATGTATGACCCAGTATGTAGTATGTACCCAAATGTATATGGGTGTGTAGGTGGGTTATTATTGTGTGGAATCAGGCCAAAAGCAGCTACCGTATCCCTACTACACCTATATAGGACATCCTCTACCTCTACAACACAGCTTTCACGCTTGCTTTTTCAACACTGTCCACAGTTCTAAATCACCATTTGGATACCTGTGGTTTGAAATAGTAAACCCAGTCCCATAACACTCAATAATCTGTGTGttttttcaggggcagaattgAGAATGACAACCAAAACCTGGAACAGCATGTTTGGAGTGTTGCTGAGGGGATGGATGCTTTTCACATGAGGTAGGTGCAGTCCTGCTATAGTGCCCTGCTGGAATTTATGTCACCTCAAATTCCTGTATCATGGTTAGTAAACAAATGCTCTAGTAGCTTGGCTTAGTAAACAAGGTTTACCAACACCAAGGCAAATGCTTTACCCTTTCTGAACATAAACCTATTCTATCATATAGGTTAGGGGAGGCTTATCACATGACTGGATTTGTTTATGAACCTATTCAAACATGACATGATAGAGGTGTCATTGAAATGTCCCCAGTCCCCACAAAATAGCATGCGCTTAAGCGTGCTTCTATTTATTTACGGTCTGTTGTTTCTGGGCTTCGACAGAAGGTGGCGTCGTCCTCCGTGTATTGACTTCTATCAAAAAACCTCTTTACCCTTATGAAAATGTTGCACTATAATCTCAGGAGGGAATTCTGAAATGGTTAAACCTATACAAATGCTCTCTACTGAATATAGGTCAGTTATAGTTAATCGTTTAATTGTGCATGTATTTAGGATATTAGGCATATTACTAGAACCAGTTCAATTGTTTTTTACGTTATACTAATGTTATGCACATAAAGTGACATCGAAATAGTCATTCGTAGCCAATGCCTACAATAAGGTGCTCATTCTCAATATTAAAATACCTACTAATGTATTAACTAATAGCAttctaattgatcaatagcttgCACAGCTGCATAGGCGTATGCTTTAAACCTAGGCGTATGCTTTAAACCTAGGCGTATGCTTTAAACCTAGGCCTATGCTTTGCACTGTGTACATTTTCGTTATCATTATCTGGAATATTCTCGCTCCTTTAATCCACAGGCCTATTGGTGAATCGAATCAAATTAGAAATTCGCAAAGGGGTAGGCTATTTATTACGCATATACATTTCTAGCTATATGGATTTCGATATGCATGTCGATAAGCACGACATAACAACGTACATGTGGCCATAGCAACGTGCATGTGGCCACAATAATAATACATGTGCACTTTGTTTGGCATGGCCGGAATGGGTGGAGCGTATGTTATGGTAGGCAGGCTACTGCGCTGTTTTGCTTTCTGCTCCCTCATCAGTGTGTATGCTGCGGCCGCAGTGGTAGGAGTCGGACCGCATGTGCCGTCACGTAGCCTACCATAGAGCTCATAACATCAACCCAAATTCATAGCTGCAATAATTGTAATTTTGTTTATGGACGCAGTGTAGCCATTTCTCGCGATAATTTGGACTCATCCACGAATCGCAGgtggattttttttctttcttctatCCCGGAACGGAGGCTCGTTTTTTGGACAGCCAACGTGCATAGAGGAGACGTGGGGACGGGAGACAAGTGCGCAGTGCTCACGGAgaaaacagtagagagagacagcaagcaGTGTGTTTGTTGTAACCCACCAGGATCGTCCTTTAGCTGTCTGGTGAGTGTGGGGAGTTCGACAGTTGCGAAATGAAATGAATATTAACTGGAGTGTGGAGAAGAATTCTAATGAACCCCGCTCTGCGTCCTACAGATGAGGACACTGTTCCCCAATGTTTCTGAGGGGAAAACGAGGATGAACCATCCAAAGCGCACGTCGGGCCTGTAAACACATTGACTTTACGTTTGTTGATAGGCTATCGTTGTTGTGGATTCATCGACGAGCCTATTGAACATTGAAACGCTGTTTTAGGTCATCACATAGGTTCTGTAGAGAAGCTAGACGTTCCCTTCACCTGCTATTGAAAATGGGCAACAGTTTCTCCAACATATCTGCTTTCCAATCCCTTCACATTGTGATGCTGGGGTTGGATTCGGCTGGCAAAACGACTGTTCTTTATCGTCTGAAATTCAACGAATTCGTAAACACCGTGCCAACAATTGGATTCAACACTGAGAAAATCAAACTCAGTAATGGTACGGCAAAGGGGATCAGCTGTCACTTCTGGGACGTCGGAGGCCAGGAGAAGCTCCGACCCCTATGGAAATCCTACAGTCGGTGCACGGACGGCATCATCTATGTGGTGGACTCGGTAGACGTCGATCGGTTGGAGGAGGCTAAAACGGAACTGCATAAAGTTACCAAATTCGCGGAGAACCAGGGGACACCGCTGCTGGTGATAGCCAACAAGCAGGACCTGCCCAAATCTCTTCCAGTCGCGGACATTGAAAAACAGCTGGCTCTCCACGAGCTCACCCCATCCACCACATACCACGTCCAACCTTGCTGCGCCATAATTGGCGAGGGACTCCACGAGGGTATGGACAAACTATATGAGATGATTGTAAAGCGGAGAAAGTCTTTAAAGCAAAAGAAGAAACGATAACGACCGCCTATGGGTCGTAGCCTATGGACCGTTCATTAACCTAAACCTACGCAACATTACCGTATCTAAATGCTGTTTGGGTATGCCAATGTTGCCCTAAAATGACATTTACTTTGCGGTGATTGTTGTATTTCCTTTCATTGGGTTGTAAAAGTTGCTGACGCTGTGAATCCTATAGCTGAATGATGCTTTTGCACGCAAGAGAGTGATCCTATTGGTGCAAGATATTTACTAAGGTTAACCAAAACAAACTTGATATTACTTTTGTCATAGGAACAAAAGCATTACATGAATGCGGGCTGGCCCGTCATTTACTGCTTTACCACGGACTATAAATCTGTAGCTAAACATGTTATTTTGAAGAAGCATCCCATACAGTATAGGCCTATACTGTGATGGACTATGGACATTCTGACGGAATGCTTCTTTGGACAGCAAGTTTTACTTTGCACGTTAAGTGGATGTGGGTCACAATGAAATGGACCCTGTTCAttcatggagaagaaaaaaactgAAACCAAGATATCTGTATTATGAAAGTCACACCTCAGTCCCTGTTTGGGTTTATTAATGCAGAGGTCAACAAGGCTTTGGAGCGTTGAAGTTTACTATGCGTGGTGGACTGAGGATAACATTGTCTGCAACGTGGTCCACTACTTTGCACTTTTAATTTCCTAACAAAATAGTAGAGTACTACACTGTATAGCAAAAAACAGGCTGTGTATGTACCAAAAAGCCCAAATTGAATTATTTTTTGAATAttaaaatgtatacaaaatgcatGGTGACTGatgacttttatttccatgatgtGATAGAGGAATGTAAATGTAATCTACAGTAAGAGGATAATGTCAACAGCTGGCCAAGATGACTGTGATCAACAGGAGATGTATTTTAAACCTGGTGAACTGTTGACCTGAACACATGGACGGACTGGTTTGTCTCTATCTCCCCTGAGAGACCCTCACATTTCAAAGGTGTGtattagggagaggagaggaagacaggaggggCGGTCA contains:
- the LOC109867318 gene encoding ADP-ribosylation factor-like protein 4C, which encodes MGNSFSNISAFQSLHIVMLGLDSAGKTTVLYRLKFNEFVNTVPTIGFNTEKIKLSNGTAKGISCHFWDVGGQEKLRPLWKSYSRCTDGIIYVVDSVDVDRLEEAKTELHKVTKFAENQGTPLLVIANKQDLPKSLPVADIEKQLALHELTPSTTYHVQPCCAIIGEGLHEGMDKLYEMIVKRRKSLKQKKKR